A stretch of the Capsicum annuum cultivar UCD-10X-F1 chromosome 8, UCD10Xv1.1, whole genome shotgun sequence genome encodes the following:
- the LOC107840598 gene encoding DDB1- and CUL4-associated factor 8 (The sequence of the model RefSeq protein was modified relative to this genomic sequence to represent the inferred CDS: added 46 bases not found in genome assembly) gives MMRKTMRSSIDCAVVDVWKRQVGELSTRNFAHRLRASEDLVLRFDVFRKLEKHRGCVNTVSFNADGDIVISGSDDRRIILWEWETGKIALSFHSGHHNNVFQAKIMPYTDDRSIVTCAADGQVREAQILEHGKVETKLLAKHQGRAHKLAIEPASPHIIYTCGEDGLVQHIDLRTHTATELFTCQPLRVRRYMSILHLNAITIDPRKPYLFAVGGSDEFARIFDIRKYNWDGSTDFGQPVDYFCPPHLVGDENVGITGLAFSDQSELLVSYNEELIYLFTKDMGLGPDPSSTSPLYNDSDEGEMGQADTSAVDMESGANISPQVYKGHRNSETVKGVNFFGPKCEYVVSGSDCGRIFVWRKKGGDLVRVMEADKDVVNCIESHPHTAVLASSGIEYDIKIWTPKAIERAILPTNIQKGSTPRRLHLFGYGGDEDNGIYFFDDGSDDDYGGSSDNEDEDDSDMDEDEDDFSNGMDDDDDDDDDGFEDLDIHEDGNGDEFFDTVGDPDFDDSLDNDQDSPSDSCYDDDDSNENDIDE, from the exons ATGATGAGGAAAACGATGAGAAGTAGCATCGATTGTGCAGTTGTTGATGTTTGGAAACGGCAAGTCGGTGAACTTTCTACCAGAAATTTCGCCCACCGACTCCGTGCCTCTGAG GATCTCGTGCTCCGGTTTGATGTCTTCCGGAAGCTGGAGAAACACAGGGGCTGTGTGAATACGGTTAGCTTCAATGCTGATGGTGATATAGTCATATCAGGTTCTGATGACCGAAGGATCATACTGTGGGAATGGGAAACTGGGAAAATTGCACTCTCATTCCATTCAGGTCATCATAACAATGTCTTTCAAGCAAAAATCATGCCATACACCGATGATCGAAGCATTGTTACCTGTGCTGCCGATGGACAG GTGAGAGAAGCACAGATTCTAGAACATGGGAAGGTGGAAACAAAGTTGCTGGCCAAACATCAAGGACGAGCTCACAAATTGGCAATTGAACCTGCAAG ATAGATTTGAGAACACACACTGCTACAGAACTTTTTACTTGCCAACCCCTGCGGGTGAGGAGATATATGTCTATACTTCATCTAAATGCAATTACAATAGATCCAAGAAAACCCTATTTGTTTGCTGTTGGTGGATCGGATGAATTTGCTAGAATTTTCGACATTCGCAAATATAATTGGGATGGATCCACTGATTTTGGCCAGCCAGTTGACTATTTCTGCCCCCCACATCTAGTTGGTGATGAGAATGTAGGGATAACAGGTTTGGCTTTCTCTGACCAGAGTGAGCTTCTTGTATCATATAATGAAGAGCTCATTTATCTTTTCACAAAGGACATGGGTCTGGGACCTGATCCATCCTCTACTTCGCCATTGTACAATGACAGTGACGAGGGTGAAATGGGCCAAGCTGATACATCTGCAGTTGACATGGAGTCTGGAGCAAACATTAGTCCACAAGTTTACAAGGGGCACAGAAATTCTGAAACGGTAAAGGGCGTGAACTTTTTTGGGCCCAAGTGTGAATATGTTGTGAGTGGATCAGATTGTGGTAGAATTTTCGTATGGAGGAAAAAGGGTGGGGATCTTGTTCGTGTTATGGAAGCAGATAAGGATGTAGTAAACTGCATTGAGTCCCATCCTCATACCGCGGTGCTTGCCAGCAGTGGAATTGAGTATGACATAAAAATATGGACTCCAAAAGCCATTGAAAGAGCTATTTTACCTACAAATATTCAAAAG GGTTCAACACCTCGTCGATTGCATTTGTTCGGTTATGGCGGTGATGAAGATAATGGCATCTACTTTTTTGATGACGGAAGTGACGATGATTATGGTGGTAGTAGTGACAATGAGGATGAAGATGATAGTGATAtggatgaagatgaagatgatttCTCTAATGgtatggatgatgatgatgatgacgacgatGATGGTTTTGAGGATTTAGATATCCATGAAGACGGAAATGGGGATGAGTTCTTCGACACTGTAGGGGACCCTGATTTTGACGATTCCTTGGATAATGACCAAGATTCTCCTAGCGATTCATGCTATGATGATGATGACTCCAATGAAAATGACAttgatgaatga